The nucleotide window AATCATTAGGGGCCCGTACAGTACGTACGCCGCCCCCATGTCGTTGCCTACTCACATGCAGAGCAAATCTTCTCCTGAAGGCTGAAGCCCAACTGAAAGCGAGTGAATCGAACCAACTAAACTAAACAGATACTCACGTACTGTTGTGTTTGCAAGCTTGTTTAGCTTGCAAAAGCTTCGTACATTGTGAAACAGAGGGAGTAAGAAACTAACTAAACCAAGCACGACTCGGCGCCTATGTACGCACGTACTGTTGTGTTTGGCTGCGCTCCACATGGCCTCTCGTCTATCCGATCCGACTGGTTGATCCTGATATGTACAACACTGGACGGACATGGTGAATCAGGGTACGTAATCATTTTTATCTTGGAGAATGTGATGACTACCCTAAAAAAATGATACCCATTTGGTTCCAGGAGAACCGCGTAAGATCATCTACAGTCGGGCATTCCAAACCTTTGTAATAAAAATTTGATTTAGACGGACGTCTCAAACGGGCTTCATATCCAGCCCAGGCACGTCCGTCACATCGGACTTAGGCCACGATGGCTCATCCGACCTCACATATATTCCTTCTCATTCGCTCGCCGGATGAAACCCTATCCACTTCACTCCACTGCCCTCCGCCACCCAAAAGCTTCCGTCCGGCAATCTCCGGCCTTCTTCGGCTTGGTGGACAATGGATCAGAGCCCTTCACCTCTAAATCCGTCGACCCCGAGCTCATCCCACGCGGCCCAAGAAGGAGATGGCCATACGGCTTGCGCTCCGCCGCTCCCGGGAGTTGGCCGTGTGAGGTAGCACGCGGACTCCTTACGCCAGGGATCCATTGCGTCTGCCCAAATGGCGCATGAATCTTGCGCTAGGTGTGCAGTTGCTGCCTCACGGGAGGCGGTGCAGTTCGTCTAGCGTCCGAACGTGGTGGCGGATGCGCGACCTCTATGTTGGTGCGCGGAGCAGAAGGACGCACCATGGGCATCTTCCGACGCAAAATGACACGGCGTGCCTGCCGTGAGAGGTAGCGGCTGCAGGAGGAGGTGGCAGCCCTCGCGGTGGTGGACGTCGGTGAGGCGGAGTCGCATTCTCCGGCGCCCCGTATGGTGCACCCGTGCGGGCGTCACAACCGCGTCATGGTTGATGTTGCCGGCTCATCCCAGGACGGATCCATCAATCCATCATCGATCTGACGTTCATCGGCATAGTCCTGGTCctgagctccgacgaggaagagtaGAGCATAGGAGACGGCGGCGACTTGAGTCCCGTGAGCCGGTTCGTGTCTCATGCCCTACTCTACCTTGCCGGCGACCGGACCAACAAACTGGTGAGCGCAACCGGCTGCCGGACATAGGCACTGTGGAGCCGGACGAGCTCCTCTTAATATGGATATAAAGTTTCTAATTTGAGGTATCTGGATGTAGAATGTATTATCTTAGGGATGACCGATCAGTGTCCGCGGACGCGTCGGGCACGTCCGCGGGTATTTGAGGATCGGATTTGTCAAGTCCGGTTGTAGATGCTTTTGCAGTAACCTTTATTTTGCCCGGTGTACATTGTCATCTCACCCCTTTCCGTGCTTTGGCTGGAACATGCACAACTAAAACTCGAGGCAGTTATCGGTTCAACCAATACACTTTCTTCAATGTTTCGGAAAATTTGCTGTGAACTCATAGTCATTTGCTCGAGGTAAAGTGATGAAGGTGACGCCCAGTTAGAAGAGGGAAGTGATGATGATAGTGCGTGTGCTATCTGGACGAGAGTCTCTTCACAATGTATTTGGAATATCCTTTCTGCTCCGCTCAAGGGATTGTGAGAGTTCTCATATGATTTTAGTTCATTAGCTGGACAATTGTATTTTTCTTAATTAATGGACACGTTTTCATATGATTATTAGTTAATTAGCTCAACCCATTGTGAGATTTTTCATATAATTTTACCTGGACACCTCAAACTGGCGTCAAACACTTGGGTTGTTTGTCGCCCCTTATATCCAGCCCAAATGTAACGCGGATATGGGGCGGTCTGGTCACGCACGGGCGTGTCCGCCGCGTCAGCCGGGCAAACCACCGACCCCACGCCGTATCCAAAAAATACCAATCCGTCTGCACTCCGAACTCTAACTCTCTCCACTCTCCTCTCTCGCTCTGTCCCCTTTCCGATTCCAATCGAATCAGGCAACATGTCGAGCTTCGGCAGCCACTCGGGTTCGGACATCGACGTCGAGGAGGAGCTGGCCCTCCGCATTGCATTGGAGAGTCGAAGGTGGACACCGGAGGCAACTCCAGATCTGCACTGTCACCGCACCCGCGCGGGCATCGGAGTTGGCCCCTCTCGGCCCCAGTTCAGTCTGCTCCGTCCCTACGCCGTCCCTTTCCCCCACCGGCCGCTGCTTCGCGCGGGCAGTTGTGGTGCTAGTGCCTGCTCCTCCGGTCCACACGCGCGCGCCGACACCCGCGAGAGGTAGCGGGGAAGGGAGAGGGATGCGATGGAACAATCCTTGCGGCGCCGCGAGCTGCCGGTGGAGGCAGCGGCAGAGGCGGCTCGGGAGGTCAAGCTGAAGCGGCAGTAGGATAGGGCCGTCCGCCGGATGAAGGGGCACATCGTCCTCTTCGACTCCTCGGCCGACGACGGCAACGACCACCAGCCGCGGACGCCTACAGCCGCGTCGGCAACCGGAAGGGCATGCAAAGGCTCGTCGAGGAAGTGATGATCTTGCTCCTTCTCCGTTTTTATTATCGGTTTTAATTGTTCAAAGTTAAAAACTTCCCGGTGATGAACGGTAGTGATCTTTTGGATGATGTAGTGGGTTTTATGTGCATTTCGTTGTTCGTTTGATGCCGATTTCTTTCTCCGTTCGCGTAGAGTAGTTCATCACGTTGCATAGGTAGTATGAATATAGGATGCCGGATatgacatatgtggatgtggaaTGTATTATTTGAGACATGACCAGTCACCGGACGCGTTCGTGGGCGTTTGAGGCGTAGATATGCCAAGTCCGGTTGTAGATGGTCTTACATTTTTTTTTTACTCCGCTTTGAAAAGAAGTTCTGCAAAATCCTATACACACGCACTGTATCTGTATGGCTCTATATGCAGTTTGCTATTCTGAACCTGGCCATAAATCCCAGATTTTCTGGCAAGCAGTTGTGAAGGCAGTGCCTCTGAAGTATATGCATCACAAGCCTAGACGTTCAAGAAAAGAAATGCATCCACAGCCCCAAGTAGTTTAGTAACTGGTTAATCATAGAAGTACACCATTGTATTCTATGCCAGGCTGCCTGAACTGTTAAAGCTAGCCGGAGATCGTTGAAGACTTGAAGTGCATTGCATTTTACACCACCAGATCTTGGAGCAAGCTTTTGCAGTAGCATAATCATCCATTCACTCACATGAGGCGAACCTTGCGGCTTACATGATGTACTTGTCATGATCTCAAAATCCCTAccaaaagaagaggaagaagaagctcCATTGCAGCTACCAGAGCTAGATCTAGAGCTAGctacaagaagaagaagaagaagaagaagaagaagaatgcgGCAGAATCCCCGTCCTACCCTCCACCAACCCAGTGAGACTTCCGTATGTACAACATCCACGCAGGGGTATATCGTTCAGAACGCAGCAGCTGGCGATTGGCTCCGCTCACCCTTTGCCTTTGCCAGGGGTCCAATTTCCAATCAAGCCCTCCATGTGAGCCGAACGAGGAGGGTGAAACGGGGAAGAAAGGCCAGGAGGCTAGTAGTAGAACGCGGCGTCGTCGTcgtcagtggcctggcagccggGGTCGGAgaggccgaggaggaggcggcggaagTTGGCCACGGCGCAGGGGATGCGGAGCGCGCCCGGGTGGCCGTAGCCGTACTCCTGCGCGGCGCGGCGGAGCAGGGCCTTGAACGCCGGCTGGCCCAGGAGCTCGGCCCGCACGGCGAAGCGCTCGACGGGGCCGCCCTCCTCGCCGACGCACACCGGCACGTGCCCCTCCGGCACGCGCGCGCCGCGGCCAAGCCTCCGCGCGCCGTAgaacgacgaggaggaggcctTCGCGGCCGCGTCGGGCCGGAGCGGCTGGTACGCGGCGGCGGCGCATGCGTCGGCCGCGGCCACCCGGGAGAGCCGTCTGAGGAGGCGCTTCATGTTGCTGCTGCTTCCGTCGACGCCGGAGACCACGATACTTGGAAGCGGAGGCCGGAAAGCAGCGGCGGTGGCTGGTTCTTTGCGAGGGACGACACTAAGCTGAGAAGACAGAAGGCGTTTGTACTGCGACGACCATGGTGGCTGCTTATACATAACGGAAGAGCTGCAAGTTGTGCGTTGGCCTTGCCATTATTTTTCTCGGAATGGATTTTAGCCAGTCTGCTTCGGGTACACGGGGTTACTTGCCTCCTTTTATAATCTGGCCGTGTTTCACACTAAATCGCGATAAACTTGGTGAATAAGGAACTGTAAATGGCCTTGGTGCAGCGCAGCTACACACATCAACCTTCTAACTCGCCGCTGTCGGTTGCAGCTCGTTCCCACCCGAGCCTTGTTGGCGTCGTTCGGCCTTGCTTCCCTCAACTCGGCATCGTCCGCAATGGCCTTGGTGCAGCGCAGCACCTCTATCTTCCTTCCAACGAAATTGGCTCACCTAAGTTCTATTTTTCATGCAATTTACTTGCAGCTGAACCAAAAAAAAATCGTAGCCTCATGTACTCATTCAGTGACCATGTGAGAGCTGGGAGCATGGAGCGTGAACCTATGCATGTGTGCATGGCCAGGCAggtattttcttcttcttttttaggGAGGGCCGAGAGAATTGAATAGGCAGCGGAGGTATGAGTGCAGGTACAAGCGGCAAGAAGCCGGTGGGGTGGGCCCGGCAGCGCCTTAAACCGGCACCCGGTTTAGCTCCGACCGATCGGATTGATTCCGGCtcgcgcctcctgctccgccccgTTCTGTTCCGTAGTCCCGTTCGTACGGTTGCTCGTGGAGGTGAGAGAGTGAGGAGAGCAAGATTTTTTTCTGCCATCGTGGAGCGCACATGGaggagagacagagagagagacaAAGCAAGTGATTAGTACTGTACGACAATTtgacgagagagagagagaggagcaggTGATTGCAATGGACTGCTGGAGTGCTGAACTCTTGTCTTGTCAACCCGTAGCAGTAGTATTCTCTTTCCGCCTTCTACTTTGTTATACGTGACAATACTTGGATTTTCACAGTGATAACACAATTGGCTGAGACCCTAGAAATACTAGCACGTTAGGAGAAGTGTGTCGCTAGACTAGGCCGTAGGCTATGCACCCGCGCACTATACCGGTACCGGACGCTATGACGCTACGCGAGACATTTTCACGTGGAGACCAGACCAGCACGCATGAATGATGATATCCTCCTATCCTATCCTCCGGTCCAGCGTCGCTCGAATCAGAGGAGCACTGTGCCTGTGCGTGATGCCGGCGAGTGGCGGAGCACGCACATACGCGTCCCGGCCGTAGAGCGGCAAACATACACATCAACAGTGTTCCCGCATTTCCGGAAGCGGCGCGGCATGGCGTCAGGGCGCCGCGAGATTCGACCGATCCTTGGCCCGTCTCCGTGTGTCGGTTTTTTGACGGTAGATGTCACGGTTGGGTGGAGGAACTGATCGGCCGGAGATCGGACGTTGTCGTCGATCATGTGATCGGTGTCCAGAGGCTGCCGGTGCTGTCTAGACATATATGGTCATGCTCTCTACGTGGTGTAGGATATGAGTGGCCATGGGCCGCA belongs to Triticum urartu cultivar G1812 chromosome 7, Tu2.1, whole genome shotgun sequence and includes:
- the LOC125522669 gene encoding auxin-responsive protein SAUR71-like translates to MYKQPPWSSQYKRLLSSQLSVVPRKEPATAAAFRPPLPSIVVSGVDGSSSNMKRLLRRLSRVAAADACAAAAYQPLRPDAAAKASSSSFYGARRLGRGARVPEGHVPVCVGEEGGPVERFAVRAELLGQPAFKALLRRAAQEYGYGHPGALRIPCAVANFRRLLLGLSDPGCQATDDDDAAFYY